A part of Liolophura sinensis isolate JHLJ2023 chromosome 1, CUHK_Ljap_v2, whole genome shotgun sequence genomic DNA contains:
- the LOC135461960 gene encoding uncharacterized protein LOC135461960 produces the protein MEGKVRVNGKALSVSERDNQSDYDSDEEVFDMTNVKVRVIRSYKAKNPGELSISKGDVLKQLKPANNDKMAYGCLNKFVFCRNYGYYPASCVVLKSRKSWNNL, from the exons ATGGAGGGGAAAGTGAGAGTAAATGGTAAAGCGCTGTCTGTTTCTGAAAGGGACAACCAATCAGATTATGACTCGGACGAAGAAGTGTTTGACATGACCAACGTGAAAGTACGAGTTATCCGTTCATACAAGGCTAAAAATCCCGGAGAACTGTCCATATCTAAAG GCGATGTCTTAAAGCAACTCAAACCTGCCAACAACGACAAGATGGCGTACGGCTGCCTGAACAAGTTTGTATTTTGCCGGAACTATGGTTACTATCCCGCCAGTTGTGTCGTCCTAAAGTCCAGGAAAAGCTGGAATAACCTTTGA